From the genome of Nakamurella flavida, one region includes:
- a CDS encoding LacI family DNA-binding transcriptional regulator: MREPTMADIAAHLGVSRQLVSIVLRDMPGASDATRRRVTDAARELGYSLNLGARTLRQSRSRQLGVSFVPVHPTEPDVVAAMYPAAAALGYQVVLSAQTGSRTTGECVEELMTYRCAAIIVIGSDLSAGELADLAERCGVPLVVVGTAAPDPRFDVVRSTGAHGLSGATDHLVQLGHRAIAYVHSPGLPVAPDRRRGHLRAMRSHGLATDIITTRGPDYTEEAGAAAARGLLARATLPTAVMAANDQAAIGMLGVLARAGVRVPQDVSVSGFDDSRVAQLSCFDLTTVRQDPGRMGAAAVSAAVRRADAPALAPQTMVVETELVVRTSTGPPRVR; encoded by the coding sequence GTGCGCGAACCGACCATGGCCGACATCGCGGCGCACCTCGGGGTGTCCCGTCAGTTGGTGAGCATCGTCCTGCGGGACATGCCCGGGGCCAGCGACGCCACCCGGCGACGGGTGACCGACGCGGCGCGGGAACTGGGCTACAGCCTCAACCTCGGCGCCCGGACCCTGCGGCAGAGCAGGTCCCGTCAGCTCGGGGTCTCCTTCGTCCCGGTCCACCCCACCGAACCGGACGTCGTGGCCGCCATGTACCCGGCGGCCGCCGCACTCGGATACCAGGTGGTACTCAGCGCGCAGACCGGCTCCCGGACGACGGGCGAGTGCGTCGAGGAACTCATGACCTACCGGTGCGCGGCCATCATCGTCATCGGGTCCGACCTGTCCGCCGGGGAGCTCGCCGACCTCGCCGAGCGCTGCGGCGTGCCCCTGGTCGTGGTCGGCACCGCCGCCCCCGATCCGCGGTTCGACGTCGTCCGGTCCACCGGAGCGCACGGCCTGTCCGGCGCGACGGACCATCTGGTGCAGCTGGGGCACCGTGCCATCGCGTACGTGCACAGTCCGGGCCTGCCGGTCGCGCCGGACCGTCGGCGTGGCCATCTGCGGGCGATGCGGTCGCACGGGCTGGCGACGGACATCATCACCACCCGGGGGCCGGACTACACCGAGGAGGCCGGCGCGGCCGCCGCCCGGGGTCTCCTCGCCCGGGCGACCCTTCCCACCGCCGTGATGGCCGCCAACGACCAGGCCGCGATCGGGATGCTGGGCGTTCTGGCCCGGGCCGGGGTGCGCGTGCCGCAGGACGTCTCGGTCAGCGGGTTCGACGACAGTCGCGTCGCCCAGCTGTCCTGTTTCGACCTGACCACCGTGCGGCAGGACCCCGGCCGGATGGGCGCCGCCGCGGTGAGCGCGGCGGTGCGTCGGGCGGATGCACCGGCCCTGGCGCCGCAGACCATGGTCGTGGAGACCGAGCTCGTGGTGCGCACCAGCACCGGACCGCCCCGCGTCCGTTGA
- a CDS encoding Gfo/Idh/MocA family oxidoreductase, with protein sequence MQRIALIGAGFIGSVHAGNLAAHPDVDLVAVYDVDHARAAALAATHGTRAAGDLAEVFDADLVDAVYIASSTDTHAEHLRRAVDAGVAALCEKPIDLDLARAADVVAHARARSGRVMVDFNRRFDTDYLEVKRVVDSGEIGTVELITLTSRGPAMPPLSYIAVSGGQMRDQAVHFFDLARWIAGLDPTEVFAAGAALAEPRLAAYDDVDTSVATLRLPGGALVQIDSARRTGYGYDERLEVLGSEGMVQVRGHRTGAVSRHHAGRIVDDGLHPGWFERVRPTYAAALAHFVVTLERGGDPTPSLADGLKAQAIAEAAVRSLHSGRSEPVRYP encoded by the coding sequence GTGCAGCGCATCGCCCTGATCGGGGCCGGCTTCATCGGTTCCGTGCACGCCGGCAATCTCGCCGCCCACCCCGACGTCGATCTGGTCGCCGTCTACGACGTCGACCACGCCCGGGCCGCCGCGCTCGCCGCCACCCACGGCACGCGGGCAGCCGGCGACCTCGCCGAGGTGTTCGACGCCGACCTGGTTGACGCGGTGTACATCGCGTCGTCCACCGACACCCATGCCGAGCACCTGCGCCGCGCCGTCGACGCGGGAGTCGCCGCCCTGTGCGAGAAGCCCATCGACCTGGACCTGGCCCGGGCGGCCGACGTGGTCGCGCACGCCCGCGCACGGTCCGGCCGCGTCATGGTGGATTTCAACCGGAGGTTCGACACCGACTACCTCGAGGTCAAGCGGGTGGTGGACAGCGGGGAGATCGGCACCGTCGAGCTCATCACCCTGACCAGCCGGGGGCCGGCCATGCCACCGCTGTCCTACATCGCCGTCTCGGGCGGCCAGATGCGGGACCAGGCCGTCCACTTCTTCGATCTCGCCCGGTGGATCGCCGGCCTGGACCCCACCGAGGTCTTCGCGGCCGGCGCCGCCCTGGCCGAGCCCCGGCTGGCCGCCTACGACGACGTGGACACCTCGGTGGCCACGCTGCGTCTGCCCGGCGGCGCCCTGGTGCAGATCGACAGCGCCCGCCGCACCGGATACGGGTACGACGAGCGCCTCGAGGTGCTGGGTTCCGAAGGGATGGTGCAGGTGCGGGGTCACCGGACCGGGGCGGTCTCCCGCCACCATGCCGGCCGCATCGTCGACGACGGGCTGCATCCCGGGTGGTTCGAACGGGTCCGCCCCACCTACGCCGCCGCCCTGGCCCACTTCGTCGTGACCCTGGAACGCGGCGGTGATCCCACCCCGTCGCTGGCCGACGGGCTCAAGGCCCAGGCGATCGCCGAGGCCGCGGTGCGATCCCTGCACAGCGGGCGGAGCGAGCCGGTCCGCTACCCCTGA
- a CDS encoding sugar porter family MFS transporter yields MSSTSPARTGSHHRFLTRLTIISTLGGLLFGYDTGVISGALLYLKDDLDLTTFSEAVVVSSLLFPGAAVGALLGGRLADRLGRRGTLLICAGLFLLGALVCALAPNVQVMVVGRIILGFGVGAAAATCPLYLAEMAPPERRGRMVTINELMIVTGQFLAFAINALLARLITDPHVWRWMLGVAMVPAVALFVGMFFLPDSPRWHAIRGRLAETLRILKLIRSPQDADSEYAEVAEHAGRDAREQKGAAIRELRAHPWMRRILWIGCGLAAVQQATGINTVNYYAPTILQSTGLAADAALVLTITVGVVAIVGTITGIVLIGFLDRRTLLITGFIGVAAGHALLALSFRLPESTFRSYLILAAMLLVVAFVQTFIGTLVWLLLSEIFPMSIRGFAMGIAVFVLWTVNAAISFAFPPLVEALGDSLTFGLFAVVNCGSLWFVIRNAPETRGRSLEELEDQFREAHGAIGSARS; encoded by the coding sequence ATGAGCAGCACATCACCGGCGAGAACCGGTTCCCATCACCGCTTCCTCACCAGACTGACCATCATCTCCACCCTGGGCGGACTGCTGTTCGGCTACGACACCGGGGTCATCTCCGGGGCCCTGCTCTACCTCAAGGACGATCTGGACCTCACCACGTTCTCCGAGGCCGTGGTGGTCAGCTCCCTGCTCTTCCCGGGTGCCGCGGTCGGTGCGTTGCTGGGCGGCCGGCTGGCCGATCGGCTCGGGCGCCGCGGGACCCTGCTCATCTGCGCCGGTCTGTTCCTCCTCGGCGCCCTGGTCTGTGCCCTGGCCCCGAACGTCCAGGTCATGGTCGTCGGCCGGATCATCCTGGGCTTCGGAGTGGGGGCGGCGGCGGCCACCTGCCCGCTGTACCTGGCCGAGATGGCCCCGCCGGAGCGGCGCGGCCGCATGGTCACCATCAACGAACTGATGATCGTGACCGGCCAGTTCCTGGCCTTCGCCATCAACGCCCTGCTGGCCCGGCTGATCACCGACCCGCACGTCTGGCGCTGGATGCTGGGTGTCGCGATGGTCCCGGCGGTCGCCCTGTTCGTCGGCATGTTCTTCCTCCCCGACTCGCCCCGCTGGCACGCCATCCGCGGCCGGCTGGCCGAGACCCTGCGCATCCTGAAGCTCATCCGCTCACCCCAGGACGCCGACAGCGAGTACGCGGAGGTGGCCGAGCACGCGGGACGGGACGCCCGGGAGCAGAAGGGCGCAGCGATACGGGAGCTGCGGGCGCATCCCTGGATGCGGCGAATCCTGTGGATCGGGTGCGGGCTGGCCGCGGTGCAGCAGGCCACCGGCATCAACACCGTCAACTACTACGCGCCGACGATCCTGCAGTCGACGGGACTGGCCGCCGACGCCGCCCTGGTCCTGACCATCACCGTCGGGGTGGTGGCCATCGTCGGCACCATCACCGGGATCGTCCTCATCGGGTTCCTTGACCGGCGCACGCTGCTCATCACCGGGTTCATCGGAGTGGCCGCCGGCCACGCCCTGCTCGCGCTGTCCTTCCGGCTCCCGGAGTCCACGTTCCGCAGCTATCTCATCCTCGCCGCGATGCTGCTGGTCGTCGCGTTCGTGCAGACCTTCATCGGCACCCTGGTCTGGCTGCTGCTGTCCGAGATCTTCCCGATGTCGATCCGCGGCTTCGCGATGGGCATCGCCGTGTTCGTGCTCTGGACGGTCAACGCGGCCATCTCCTTCGCCTTCCCACCCCTGGTCGAGGCGCTCGGCGACAGCCTGACGTTCGGTCTCTTCGCCGTCGTCAACTGCGGCTCGCTGTGGTTCGTGATCCGCAACGCCCCGGAGACCCGGGGCCGCAGTCTGGAGGAACTGGAGGACCAGTTCCGGGAGGCGCACGGCGCCATCGGATCCGCCCGGTCCTGA
- a CDS encoding Gfo/Idh/MocA family protein, with translation MGAAGDGRLRVGMIGGGPGADIGRTHRFAMRLDDRYTLTAGVLGRDPGRSAELAASLWIAPDRVYRDFGEMATAEALRPDGIDLAVVATPNDSHFPIARAFLAAGIAVVCEKPLTGDVASSAELVRLAAEQDVLLAVPHCYSAYAMVRHAARLVRDGDLGRITFVDVEHASGWAATPLERTGHKQAAWRTDPDTAGFPSVVADLGTHAYHLVRYVTGLQARQVSAQLHTLVPDRRVFDNATVALRLDGGTPGRLWAGMAATGHDHGLRIRVFGDRGSLEWQHEDPHHLSVSDLTGRTTVLAQGMTLSPDADRLTRVGLGHPEGFLEAFANFYRDLADELAARRDGLTGMPRELSFPTGVDGLRGVEFVAAVAGSHDRDSAWTPVHPPIGTEH, from the coding sequence ATGGGTGCAGCAGGCGACGGACGACTCCGGGTCGGCATGATCGGCGGTGGCCCGGGTGCCGACATCGGCCGCACCCACCGGTTCGCGATGCGGTTGGACGACCGGTACACCCTGACCGCCGGCGTCCTCGGGCGCGATCCGGGCCGCTCGGCCGAACTGGCCGCATCGCTGTGGATCGCTCCCGACCGGGTGTACCGCGACTTCGGCGAGATGGCGACCGCGGAGGCGCTCCGTCCGGACGGCATCGACCTGGCCGTGGTGGCGACCCCCAACGACAGCCACTTCCCGATCGCCCGGGCCTTCCTGGCCGCGGGCATCGCCGTGGTATGCGAGAAGCCGTTGACCGGCGACGTCGCCTCCTCCGCGGAGCTGGTCCGCCTCGCGGCCGAGCAGGACGTGCTGCTGGCCGTTCCGCACTGTTACTCGGCGTACGCCATGGTCCGGCACGCCGCCCGCCTGGTGCGGGACGGCGACCTGGGGCGGATCACCTTCGTCGACGTCGAGCACGCATCCGGTTGGGCGGCCACCCCGCTCGAACGGACCGGGCACAAACAGGCCGCCTGGCGCACCGATCCCGACACCGCCGGCTTTCCCAGCGTGGTCGCCGATCTGGGCACCCACGCCTACCACCTGGTCCGCTACGTGACCGGCCTGCAGGCCCGGCAGGTCTCGGCCCAGCTGCACACCCTGGTCCCCGACCGACGCGTGTTCGACAACGCGACGGTCGCGCTGCGGCTCGACGGGGGTACCCCCGGCCGACTCTGGGCGGGGATGGCGGCGACCGGCCATGACCACGGCCTGCGCATCCGGGTGTTCGGTGATCGCGGCAGCCTGGAATGGCAGCACGAGGACCCGCACCATCTCTCCGTCAGCGACCTGACCGGGCGGACCACCGTGCTCGCCCAGGGCATGACGCTCTCGCCGGACGCCGACCGGCTCACCCGGGTCGGCCTCGGTCACCCCGAGGGCTTCCTGGAGGCGTTCGCGAACTTCTACCGCGACCTGGCCGACGAGCTCGCCGCCCGGCGGGACGGGCTCACCGGCATGCCGCGCGAACTCTCCTTCCCCACCGGGGTCGACGGCCTGCGGGGCGTCGAGTTCGTGGCCGCCGTCGCCGGATCGCACGACCGCGACAGCGCCTGGACGCCGGTCCATCCGCCGATCGGGACGGAGCACTGA
- a CDS encoding TIM barrel protein, giving the protein MSTFRLAASAEMLFLDLPVAERVRRLDDLGFEVEIWDWTRKDVPALAATGATFSSMTGYITGTLADEDGAAELLRSAEMSLAVAERLDCPRLNIHGTGLDGAGLPVRPCSTVTPAMWLTAARTLDRLAALGARAGRVFTLENLNLAVDHPGTPFARAADTLTLVRAVDNPHLRMNLDLYHAQIGEGNLIDLLERSLPYVGEIQVADVPGRQEPGTGEIHYPAVARALDRLGYDGVVGLEGWASGDPELALQRFREAFTTGA; this is encoded by the coding sequence ATGAGCACCTTCCGGCTCGCCGCCTCGGCCGAGATGCTTTTCCTCGACCTGCCTGTCGCCGAACGGGTCCGGCGTCTGGACGACCTCGGGTTCGAGGTCGAGATCTGGGACTGGACGCGGAAGGACGTCCCCGCACTGGCCGCGACCGGCGCCACCTTCTCCTCGATGACCGGGTACATCACCGGGACGCTCGCCGACGAGGACGGCGCGGCAGAGCTCCTCCGCAGCGCCGAGATGTCCCTCGCGGTCGCCGAACGGCTCGACTGCCCGCGCCTCAACATCCACGGCACCGGACTGGACGGCGCCGGCCTCCCGGTGCGGCCGTGCTCGACGGTGACACCGGCCATGTGGCTCACCGCGGCCCGGACGCTGGACCGCCTGGCCGCGTTGGGCGCGCGGGCCGGTCGCGTGTTCACGCTGGAGAACCTGAATCTGGCGGTCGATCACCCGGGCACCCCCTTCGCCCGCGCCGCGGACACCCTGACGCTGGTCCGCGCGGTCGACAACCCCCACCTGCGGATGAATCTCGACCTCTACCACGCCCAGATCGGGGAGGGGAACCTCATCGACCTGCTCGAGCGGTCGCTGCCGTACGTCGGGGAGATCCAGGTGGCCGACGTACCCGGGCGACAGGAACCGGGAACCGGCGAGATCCACTATCCGGCCGTCGCCCGGGCCCTGGACCGACTGGGCTACGACGGCGTCGTGGGGTTGGAGGGGTGGGCCTCCGGCGACCCCGAGCTCGCCCTGCAGCGCTTCCGGGAGGCCTTCACCACCGGGGCGTGA
- a CDS encoding Gfo/Idh/MocA family oxidoreductase — protein MGAATEDDRVRVALIGSGRMGAFHGATLAARLPNARLVTVVDPAPGAAERLAREFGVDSSTDMAAVLADDGVDAVVIAAPARFHTELVVAAAAAGKAVFCEKPMAVSLADADRAIAAAHAAGVPLQVGFNRRFAPDWAAARALLDDGTVGTPRLLRSVTRDPGGFDPGRVPADTIFLETLIHDFDTLLFLNPGVEPVEVHATADALVEPDWKDRGLLDTAVVTVTFANGSIGVAEACFQATYGYDVRGEVFGSGGMATMGDGRTSGMTFSGPAGRVTTTVRSDQELLAGAYVAELAAFAEAVRRGTEAVVTGVDARRALSIALAAAESVRTGRSVRIADPTP, from the coding sequence ATGGGTGCAGCAACCGAGGACGACCGGGTCCGGGTGGCACTGATCGGATCGGGACGGATGGGGGCCTTCCACGGGGCGACCCTGGCCGCCCGCCTGCCGAACGCCCGACTGGTGACGGTGGTCGATCCGGCCCCCGGGGCCGCGGAACGACTGGCCCGCGAGTTCGGAGTCGACAGCTCCACCGACATGGCGGCCGTCCTGGCCGACGACGGGGTGGACGCGGTCGTCATCGCGGCGCCGGCCCGCTTCCACACCGAACTCGTGGTCGCCGCCGCCGCCGCCGGCAAGGCGGTGTTCTGCGAGAAGCCGATGGCGGTGAGCCTGGCCGACGCCGACCGGGCCATCGCGGCGGCTCACGCCGCCGGGGTGCCCCTGCAGGTCGGCTTCAACCGTCGGTTCGCACCGGACTGGGCCGCCGCCCGTGCCCTGCTCGACGACGGGACGGTCGGGACCCCCCGCCTGCTGCGCTCGGTGACCCGGGATCCCGGCGGCTTCGACCCCGGCCGCGTTCCCGCCGACACCATCTTTCTGGAGACCCTGATCCACGATTTCGACACCTTGCTGTTCCTCAACCCCGGCGTCGAGCCCGTCGAGGTGCACGCCACCGCCGACGCCCTGGTCGAGCCGGACTGGAAGGATCGCGGGCTGCTCGACACCGCAGTCGTTACCGTCACTTTCGCGAACGGGTCCATCGGGGTTGCCGAGGCGTGCTTCCAGGCCACCTACGGTTACGACGTCCGCGGCGAGGTGTTCGGGTCCGGCGGCATGGCGACGATGGGCGACGGCCGCACCAGCGGGATGACCTTCTCGGGGCCTGCGGGCCGGGTCACCACGACCGTGCGCAGCGACCAGGAACTGCTGGCGGGCGCCTACGTCGCCGAGCTGGCCGCGTTCGCCGAGGCTGTTCGCCGCGGCACCGAGGCCGTCGTCACCGGGGTGGACGCCCGGCGCGCACTGTCCATCGCCCTGGCCGCCGCGGAGTCGGTCCGCACCGGCCGGTCGGTCCGCATCGCCGACCCCACCCCATGA
- a CDS encoding Gfo/Idh/MocA family protein has translation MVDSLGVAVIGAGMAGKAHAAAYRTASALYSPTLPEIRLVSIGDVNERFGTLAARRFGYRQWDSSWQAIAENPEIDVVSVVIANSLHREVVEGLLAAGKHVLCEKPLSDTLVDARAMADAARSAATVAKVGFTFRRTPGIAFIRDLIHSGELGKVLHFSGRYWTDYGCDPHGPMSWRFAGEPGSGALADVGSHLAYVAEFLCGDMTSVSGGQLSTVITERPVPLGAVMGHDHAEVSDVFEPVTNDDYAAFSATFQNGVGALEVSRVAAGHANSLTFEVFCENGAASFDQRRPAEIQLFLREGRSAQNGYRQVILGPEHPYIAGGLAMDAPSVGFGQNDAFAYQARAFLEEVAGIAEADSLPRCATCDDGVHNMELLAAVARSAADNGATVSTSTIGANA, from the coding sequence GTGGTCGACAGTCTCGGAGTCGCCGTCATCGGAGCGGGGATGGCCGGCAAGGCCCATGCCGCCGCGTATCGAACCGCCTCGGCGCTCTACAGCCCCACCCTGCCGGAGATCCGGCTGGTCTCGATCGGTGACGTGAACGAGCGGTTCGGCACCCTGGCCGCGCGACGGTTCGGCTACCGGCAGTGGGATTCCTCCTGGCAGGCCATCGCCGAGAACCCCGAGATCGACGTGGTCAGCGTGGTCATCGCCAACTCCCTGCACCGCGAGGTCGTCGAGGGCCTGCTGGCGGCCGGGAAGCACGTGCTGTGCGAGAAGCCGCTGAGCGACACCCTGGTCGACGCCCGGGCCATGGCCGACGCCGCACGCAGCGCCGCGACCGTGGCCAAGGTCGGTTTCACCTTCCGTCGCACCCCGGGCATCGCCTTCATCCGCGACCTCATCCATTCCGGCGAGCTGGGGAAGGTGCTGCACTTCTCCGGCCGCTACTGGACCGACTACGGCTGCGATCCGCACGGCCCGATGAGCTGGCGCTTCGCCGGCGAGCCCGGCTCCGGCGCACTGGCCGACGTCGGCAGTCACCTGGCCTACGTCGCCGAGTTCCTGTGCGGGGACATGACATCGGTCAGTGGGGGACAGCTGTCCACGGTGATCACCGAGCGCCCCGTCCCGTTGGGCGCGGTCATGGGGCACGACCACGCCGAGGTCTCCGACGTGTTCGAGCCGGTCACCAACGACGACTACGCCGCCTTCTCGGCCACGTTCCAGAACGGCGTGGGCGCGCTGGAGGTCTCCCGGGTCGCGGCCGGCCACGCCAACAGCCTGACCTTCGAGGTGTTCTGCGAGAACGGTGCGGCGAGCTTCGACCAGCGCCGCCCGGCCGAGATCCAGCTGTTCCTGCGCGAGGGCAGGTCCGCGCAGAACGGCTACCGCCAGGTCATCCTCGGTCCCGAACACCCCTACATCGCCGGTGGTCTGGCCATGGACGCACCGAGCGTCGGCTTCGGTCAGAACGACGCCTTCGCCTACCAGGCCCGCGCCTTCCTCGAGGAGGTCGCCGGCATCGCCGAGGCCGACAGCCTGCCGCGGTGCGCCACCTGCGACGACGGAGTGCACAACATGGAGTTGCTCGCCGCGGTCGCCCGGTCCGCCGCCGACAACGGCGCCACTGTCAGCACCAGCACGATCGGAGCGAACGCATGA
- a CDS encoding LacI family DNA-binding transcriptional regulator translates to MGHAGATRRATMMDVAARAGVSQSLVSIVMRGAPGAGAQTRQRVLAVAAELGYRPDTRARLLRQNDSRMLGVVFGVQHAFHGDLVAGLYRAAGPVGHRLTLSATTPDRPERVAVDDLLGDRCAAVILLGSELPPADLSAAARIVPVVVVARAVRHEAVDVVRTAEAQGVALAVDHLVALGHRRIAHIDGGRAPGAAERRRGYRDAMRRNGLDGEVRVISGGPTEDDGARAAREVLSGGRPSAVTVFNDRCATGALQALRSSGLQVPLDISVTGYDDSRLARITFVDLTTVAQDVDRLCELAVERAMDRAAGVEITGRREQIVPPTLVVRSTTGAPVS, encoded by the coding sequence ATGGGGCACGCCGGAGCGACGAGACGCGCGACCATGATGGACGTGGCCGCGCGGGCGGGCGTGTCCCAGTCGCTGGTGTCGATCGTCATGCGGGGCGCGCCTGGAGCGGGGGCGCAGACCAGGCAGCGCGTCCTGGCCGTCGCCGCGGAGCTCGGATACCGGCCGGACACCCGGGCACGCCTGTTGCGGCAGAACGACAGTCGGATGCTGGGTGTCGTGTTCGGCGTTCAGCACGCCTTCCACGGAGATTTGGTGGCCGGGTTGTACCGGGCTGCCGGTCCGGTCGGCCACCGGCTGACCCTGAGCGCCACGACGCCGGACCGCCCGGAGAGGGTGGCCGTGGACGACCTGCTCGGGGACCGCTGCGCAGCGGTGATCCTGCTCGGTTCCGAGCTCCCTCCGGCGGACCTGTCCGCAGCGGCCCGGATCGTCCCTGTCGTGGTCGTCGCCCGGGCGGTCCGTCACGAGGCCGTGGACGTGGTCCGCACGGCGGAGGCGCAGGGGGTGGCCCTCGCGGTCGATCATCTCGTCGCCCTGGGCCATCGACGGATCGCGCACATCGACGGCGGCCGGGCGCCGGGGGCGGCCGAGCGCCGTCGCGGATACCGGGATGCCATGCGGCGCAACGGCCTCGACGGGGAGGTCCGGGTGATCTCGGGCGGCCCCACCGAGGACGACGGCGCGAGGGCGGCACGGGAGGTGCTGTCCGGGGGCCGACCGAGCGCGGTGACCGTCTTCAACGACCGGTGCGCCACCGGGGCGCTGCAGGCCCTGCGGTCTTCCGGTCTGCAGGTCCCGCTCGACATCAGCGTGACCGGGTACGACGACAGTCGGCTCGCCCGGATCACCTTCGTGGACCTGACGACCGTCGCGCAGGACGTCGACCGGCTCTGCGAGCTGGCCGTGGAGCGGGCGATGGACCGGGCGGCCGGGGTGGAGATCACCGGGCGTCGCGAACAGATCGTGCCCCCGACCCTGGTCGTCCGGTCGACCACAGGCGCGCCGGTGAGCTGA
- a CDS encoding LacI family DNA-binding transcriptional regulator gives MAAAAGVSKSLVSLVLQGSAQVGEARRRAVLDAVADLGYRPTRPAQVAPALRSRTVGVVLNDLRNPWFVDLLEGLTTALDGGGSTPLLSDSLTMQRVGRSSVRALVDCGVDGLVVVGTTSEEAAVLAVAADLPVVLAGTTEPRLPLGDVVVNDDVAGARSATEHLIELGHRRLAHLRGPGDIGALRLQGFREAVDHGGLTAGHRVDAGGRTEESGYAGARRLLTGSPRPTAILAFNDIAAVGAMSAAADLGIAVPEELSVVGYDDTSLAQIRHLSLTSVDNGNFAVGAQAGRFLVERIADPSLPARRFIVPTRLVVRGTTASPRT, from the coding sequence GTGGCGGCCGCTGCCGGGGTGTCCAAGTCGTTGGTCTCGCTGGTCCTGCAGGGATCCGCCCAGGTGGGTGAGGCGCGCCGCCGGGCCGTGCTGGACGCGGTGGCCGATCTGGGGTACCGCCCCACCCGACCCGCCCAGGTGGCCCCGGCCCTGCGCAGTCGTACCGTGGGGGTGGTGCTCAACGACCTGCGCAACCCCTGGTTCGTCGATCTGCTGGAGGGACTGACGACCGCGCTGGACGGCGGCGGGTCGACACCTCTGCTGTCGGACAGCCTCACCATGCAGCGGGTGGGTCGGTCCTCCGTCCGCGCCCTGGTCGATTGCGGTGTCGACGGGCTGGTGGTCGTCGGCACCACCAGCGAGGAGGCGGCCGTGCTGGCGGTGGCCGCGGACCTCCCGGTCGTCCTGGCCGGTACGACCGAGCCCCGGCTGCCGCTCGGCGACGTCGTGGTGAACGACGATGTCGCCGGGGCTCGATCGGCCACCGAGCACCTCATCGAGCTGGGGCACCGCAGGCTGGCCCATCTCCGCGGTCCCGGCGACATCGGCGCCCTGCGGCTCCAGGGCTTCCGCGAGGCGGTGGACCACGGGGGACTCACCGCCGGGCACCGGGTGGACGCCGGCGGCCGGACCGAGGAGAGCGGCTACGCCGGGGCCCGACGGTTGCTGACCGGGTCGCCGCGGCCCACCGCCATCCTCGCCTTCAACGACATCGCGGCGGTCGGGGCGATGTCGGCAGCTGCCGATCTCGGCATCGCGGTCCCGGAGGAGCTCTCCGTGGTCGGGTACGACGACACGTCGCTGGCCCAGATCCGGCACCTGTCGCTGACCAGTGTGGACAACGGGAACTTCGCGGTCGGGGCGCAGGCCGGGCGGTTCCTCGTCGAACGGATCGCCGATCCCTCCCTGCCCGCGCGCCGGTTCATCGTGCCCACTCGGCTGGTGGTTCGGGGGACGACGGCCTCACCCCGAACCTGA
- a CDS encoding LacI family DNA-binding transcriptional regulator, translating into MTDDRTTQSRRPTIYDVAARAGVSKSLVSLVLQRSPRVSEPRRTAVLAAITELGYRPSEAATALAGARTRTVELLIDTYRNLSFVGLVEGIRRELDERDFRLTVTEMHQPGTAGPATWSTAVDGRILAGEPTAGLLAGWAACPIVVAGHRLSVPAGSDVVASDDRAGARAVTEHLLGLGHTTIAHLTGSGGAAQLRREGYEQAVHAAGLPASVAGRRSGTAEQDGYDAAHRILTRRSETTAIVAANDLMALGALAAARDLRRAVPADLSVFGYDDSPLARSRYLSLSSVDDRSTEVGARAARVLLARMDDPDAAVATPAVLPVLVPRGTSGRPGRPPVPAAE; encoded by the coding sequence ATGACGGACGACCGGACCACGCAGTCCCGTCGACCCACCATCTACGACGTTGCCGCACGGGCCGGGGTGTCGAAATCGCTGGTGTCCCTGGTGCTGCAGCGCTCCCCCCGGGTCAGCGAGCCACGCCGGACCGCCGTGCTGGCCGCGATCACCGAACTCGGGTATCGCCCGAGCGAGGCAGCCACGGCGCTGGCGGGCGCCCGCACCCGCACGGTCGAGCTCCTCATCGACACCTACCGCAACCTGTCGTTCGTGGGCCTGGTCGAAGGCATCCGCCGGGAACTGGACGAGCGGGACTTCCGGCTGACCGTCACCGAGATGCATCAGCCGGGCACCGCCGGCCCGGCCACCTGGTCGACCGCGGTCGACGGGCGCATCCTGGCCGGTGAGCCGACGGCCGGCCTGCTGGCCGGCTGGGCCGCCTGCCCGATCGTGGTTGCCGGACACCGACTCTCGGTCCCGGCCGGTTCCGACGTGGTGGCCAGCGACGACCGCGCGGGAGCCCGCGCGGTCACCGAGCACCTCCTGGGTCTCGGCCACACCACCATCGCCCACCTCACCGGATCGGGTGGTGCCGCGCAGTTGCGCCGGGAGGGATACGAGCAGGCCGTGCACGCCGCGGGGCTCCCGGCGTCCGTCGCGGGCCGGCGATCGGGCACAGCCGAGCAGGACGGCTACGACGCCGCCCACCGGATCCTGACCCGCCGCTCGGAGACGACGGCGATCGTGGCCGCGAACGACCTGATGGCCCTGGGTGCCCTGGCCGCCGCCCGCGACCTGCGCCGAGCCGTGCCTGCGGACCTGTCGGTGTTCGGGTACGACGACTCCCCGCTGGCCCGGTCCCGTTATCTCTCCCTGAGCAGCGTCGACGACCGCAGTACCGAGGTCGGCGCCCGGGCGGCGCGGGTCCTGCTGGCCCGGATGGACGATCCGGACGCCGCCGTCGCCACCCCGGCCGTCCTCCCTGTCCTGGTCCCCCGGGGGACCAGCGGCCGCCCGGGGCGGCCGCCGGTGCCCGCCGCCGAGTGA